Part of the Rhipicephalus sanguineus isolate Rsan-2018 chromosome 5, BIME_Rsan_1.4, whole genome shotgun sequence genome is shown below.
GCTGCTGCAATTCCAGTTTTAGAACCTTCTCCAAGCCTGACAAAACAGAACGAACATCCAGCATGTCATTACAACCGGAGGACATTCGCAATGTGCCAAACAGTGACTCTATCGGGTCACTGTTAAACTTgcgagtgagaacaaacaggaaCTTCTCCTCTGTGAGCAGGTACTTGATGCAGGCAACTGTGGAATACGTGGTCAGAAGCAATGCTTCATATGTTTCTTTCGTCAAGAATTCCTTTCGATTTCCACAGCTGTTTTTCAGTTCGTCCAAGTACATGGGCAGTGTTACCTCAAGCCACTCCAGCCTGGCATCTTCAGTATCGTCGAAGTGTCGAGTGTCAGGCCATTTTTTGTGGATGTGCTGGGTAGTATTACTCGTGTCATGCAGCACAAACCAGCGATACATGTTCTGCATGAAAATGATGGTCTGGCCTGCAGCTGCGAACGAGGCACTTGAGGTGTGCCCAGCTTGGTCCCTGAGATGCTCCAAGGTCGCAGTAACATCAGGCGACATGACCTGAATTGCCCTTGCAACATTCATTTTTTCTATATTGTTGGGGTATACATGCTTTCGGCTGAGGTAGCGGACAGGCTTCACAATCAGGTCCTTCTGTAGTTCGTAGAGCTTCTTGATGTAACAGGATGAGACCTCTCCTTTCGGGCCAAAGTCATGAGCCAAAAACTGCGAGCGCACATTTTTCAAAACGTGGCATGGATCAAAACTTAAAAAGAGGAGCCTGTCACAGTCGCAGGGATGTTCTACCCTGTACGTAAGAAGACCATCTCCCAGCAGTTTCATGGCATTCACATTCACTTTGTGGTTGTCACTCACTAAACGAATTACCCTGAAACCACAGGCCTCTACTTTCTCAAGCACAAAAATCAACAACTTGTGAAGCTGTGGGCCTGTTAACCCCTTGGTAAAATAGTAGGCCACTGGTATGCGATACGTTGTCGAGAGCCCAGTGATTACGAAGCACAGAAGAGAGTTCGCTAAGGTGAGGTCACCACCCTGTTGTTCTAAGGAGACGTCTGCGTGCCCCACAAAGCAGTCCTGCTGTTTATTGTACTGCAGCTTTTGCTTTATCTTCATTTCATCAACGATGAGTGAGCATACTCGTTGACTGTGGTACAGTCAAGCTCTCGGCTTCCACTCTAAGGCGAGCTTCGGCGAGCTTGCTGAAGCCCGTTTCTCCACTTGTGCTTCCTAAGTAGTTACTCAACGTCTTCCTGCAAGGAAGCTTCAAAAGCATTTCCCCACGAATGTGTTCATATGCTCTTGCCGACAGATGCCTCAAAACTACACAACGTCGGGTTGTGTCCTCAGACCAACTTGGCCTCTTCTTCCTGAAGTTGCGAATTTGATCAATTAAGAACAGAGCTGCAGGTTCCTTTTCTTCCACCCTTTTCTTGATGTAAGAAATATCCGCCACCATGGAATCCTCGTGTAGCTTTTTCAATTCCGTTTTATACTTGTCGATGGTCTGCTGCAATCGAAGCAACTGGCTCCtaaaacttttttcttttcttttccactTCGCTCTCTCTGTAACAAGCACACTTGAGGTGGAACTGCTGTTAACTTGGACGCCTTGATCGCACGAGTTGGCTGCCGTTGATGTGTCCATGGAGCAGCAATCGCGCATATCCTCCACCGATGAAGTAGACGCTGCTGCTGGCAGCAATTGTTGCATCGCTGTGCCACTCGCGGAGTCATTTCGCGTCGTTGTAGCACTCACTCTTTTGTCGATGCTTGCTGTATCCCGCGCCGGCGTTGACTTCGGCTGAAGATGCGATGGGTACTCCTCAAAAACTGACGGCACAGCACCTTTCTTTAGGCGTCGACGCTTGCCTTCTATGAAGTCCTCTTCTTTGAAATGCCTACTGCACACTTTGGTGTAGCATGAGGTGGTATTTGGAGACCACTTGTCACGTCGTATTGCGGAAAGCCATCGTCCTCGTGCGTCCGCGTCAGCGGGTATTTCATGAAAAGAGAGccctgctgttttctttttttcgtcggaTTTACATAACGGCACACAACAGTAGGCCATCGTAAGGCATGCTACGAACTTGTCGGCAGCTATCTCACAAAGTGAAGATGAACGTTGAAGACGGCTGATCGCAACAGCGGCTCGCGACCGATGAGGATGAACTGAGACGGAATGACGGCAGCGGCAGCCGAGACCCTGTTTGACCAGCGCCCCTCGCGGCGGCGGCGAGAACGAGCGTTCGACAGCCGCCATAGGTGGTGTGCCCGGCACAGAATTATAAAGGAGGCACTGGCTTAACTTGAACGGTTGACACATTCTAATGTCTCTCGTAAGCGCAACTAAGGAAATGCAATGCGCATCTTGGGCATGTTCATATAAGTTTATACTATCCCACTTGATCAAGCGAAGTCGTGGATTCAAGTTGACGCCCAATTTCGGACACGGGCGTAACAGCAGCCATAAGACCGAGAAAGAACATAAAGTGCAATCATTTTAACCTCTTGGGCATCTAATCACAGCACACGGCCACCTCTGCATTCAACCGCCAGGTTAACGTGTACGCCGCCGCCGTGAACTAGTGGCCTCGAGCTCAGCAGTTCAGAGTCATCAAAATTAACACAGAGCGAAGCCGTTTTGTTGCAGGAAAAcggtatttttttatttgcatcactGGACATCTAGGACTGCTGAGATTCAAGAAATGGATACAATACCCGTTTATAATATCATTGGCTTCACCTCCATAGTGGCGCAGCTTCCTGGCACTAGCGTCATTTTCCTTACGCACAGCATACAAATTATTAGATTGGCTTAAAATATGCAGAATTTGGTGCTACAAGCAGTCAAAAATGTGCGTTAAAAAACGAAAGAGCGACACTAAGGACCATGCAAAATATACTAGAGTAAATATGGCTACATGCAAGAATTCGGTCGAGATTCCTGTGGGGAAATTATTTTAGGCAGCGAGAAACAAAAGGTTTTTCTTGGTTCTTGTCTTGAACTAATTAGTTATGTAACATTGTTCCCTCCCATTTAAAACACAATGTGGCGCACTTACCGAAACAAATTTCTTAAGACAGTTCTCAGCTAGGAGTTCTATCCCATATCTCATAGGTTATTTAGGAAGCCAACACAGCCTTCATTTGCTGAATGTTAGTGCATTCTGGCAATTCCGTGACAAAGCGAACCATCCGACgcaaaagtaacgcaaaatgaaaCGCCTGGTGGCATTTTGTACGTCGTCCTCCTTTATTTGATTCGATCTCGTTGCTGCACAAATACTAttagtatttaaaaaaaaagctttaaagAGGAGACTTTCAAGTAAGTCATGACGTGCAATCACTACTATTGGCAAATGTGTTCTCGTTCGTGTTTACagcactcacggattgaaactcCACATCGtcttttagtataacgactgctatgagcaattgctcatgaTAACCGCTTCACGTCACTGAAAATCTGGCCGCTTGAGGTAATTGTGGCTGTGAAGTTAGCGTTCGAGTAAAAATCACGCCGATTGACGAActgacgctggaaacgaaagtaggtGCATTGCGTAACCTAACTTTTCGtgttttcaatccgtgagtactgtccTCTTGTATGCCGGCATGAAGATCCTCTGCCTAGCAGTACTTCGTGCTTTCGAACTGCTTTCATTGCTACGACGGTGACCATTCACGATCGATATATGGACGCAGATTATCGAGCTGTTCTGTGTGCTTCGGGGCTACCGGCTAGACGACACGGCAGCCATGGTGAAGAACTTGCTGCGCATCATGGAGCTGTCCACCGTGGCCAAACGAGATCAACAGCAACTATACGGGGTGCTTTTCTATCGGCTGAGCTATAACCATGCGAAACAAGCACGAAGCGCAGCGAAGCGACTTTTTCAGTATGGCGAAGGACACTGACCTTTAAACGGGACACCTTTCtcgtaataattgttgggttttacgtcccgaaaccaaatatgatgagagacgccgtagtggagggctctggaatttcgactacctgtggttctttaaggTGCAACTAAATCTACGCACAGGCCTCTATCACTTGACCCCGTCGAAATGCAGTCGCCACGGCGGGATTCGGtctcgcgacctttgggtcagcagtcgagcaccataaccacaagaagGTCCCAGTTGCTTCTGCGGTGCACCCAAGATCTCGGAGATTTCAATGTATATGTGCTGTAAAGTAAGTGTACACGCGTTAGTGCATcaataaattttttttaatttccaagTAATTTCATTACATTTCAAGTAATGTAATTTCATTATTTTGGGCCGGCTGTNNNNNNNNNNNNNNNNNNNNNNNNNNNNNNNNNNNNNNNNNNNNNNNNNNNNNNNNNNNNNNNNNNNNNNNNNNNNNNNNNNNNNNNNNNNNNNNNNNNNGTTGTGAGATCAAGACAAGAATGAGCAGACCAGTGCGATCAACCATGCAAGCTGTGTGGCGGCACCACCCACAAGCAGACAAGGAGTGCAAGAACAGGTTCTTAGTGCCATACGTCGTTCACGACCAGAAGACGGGAAAAGATCGCCAGGGCCGCACAAGAACGTACGAATCAATGACATCGAGCCAGACCTCAAGGACGAGCAGCAGTTCCCAGGCATCGGGACCCAAAGCATCCAGAGTACACAAGGACAGGATGGGCACCCCACTGCAGGGGGCGCTCCCGCTCCAGAAAAGGTTCCAGAACGAGGGACGCACAACATCAGGGGGCGCTCGAGCTCTTCGAGGCCAGCCTCTGGGGAAGCAGCAACCTGGAAGCGCCCGAGTGGCCAGATGCCCGGCGTCCAGTTCGAGATCTCGGATTCAAACCGGAGGACATGCAGGACGAAACGAAAGGCCGCTGGGCTGAGCGAGCGCACAAACGGAGTGGCAGAGGTGATGACAGGTATTAGCTGACAGGCATGATAGATATCGCACAGCTAGAGAGGAAAACGCGAGGCTTGCAGAAATCGAATGCGAGGGTTATTAGCAGAGTTAAAAGAAATCAAAAGTCTTCTCACTACACGCTAACGAGGCACGAAGTCTTCCACAAGCAGACGCCCAAGCCAGTTGACGTCCCTGTAGCTGAAAAACGTGGGGGACTCGAGAGCACCAAAAAGAGGGCAGTAACGGTAGAACATGCGGAGGCCAAGCAAACGACCATGTCAGAGATGAAAGGCGTCCTTAGACCCGCTCAGCAAAGTAGTAGCAAATTTAGCGAGCAGATGGGCAAGCTTCAATCAAGCGTCGCGACACTAGAAGAGCATATGAATGTAGCATCACAAAAGTCGAAGCCTATACCTGCAAACACAGTGAGTACTCCACATGCCCCAAAACTCACCTCTCCGGCCACCAAcactagtgataacaaaaacccGTCGCCGGGTACAGCATCAGGCTCTTGCCAGTCTCTGTAAACATGATGGCGGCGCTAAATGAGGCATTCtgtatctggcagtggaactgtagagGTTACCCTAAAAAGAAGGCAACTTACAGCAGTATATCAGGAATAGTAAAGACAAAAAGCCTCTATCGTATGTTACTAGGAAACCCTTTCTCGCAAGCAGTGCTGCCCGGATTCGGCCTGTAATTGGGAACCCGAAGGGAGGGGAGTATGCACTCTTCATATGCAACAAACTAACGCAGTTACACAGACCTCAAGATAGACAGGGCAATTAAGAACACGTCATGTGGTAGAgatcgtgccgggtaccagcaATCGCCAGAGCATTTTTATACTAAACATTTATAGCAGTCCAAAGGAACAGAAGCAAGGCTTTCAAGACGgttctaaagaaagctgtcagtaTCGCCGGGAAATGTCCACTCGTCATAGCTGGTGACCTTCAACGCCCTCACCATACATGGGGCTACAAATACAACACGGCAAAGGAATAGACTTTGGCAAATCACCAGGAACTGGATCTAACCCTAATCACCGATCGAGCCTCCCAATAGGATGGTACATCCTCCTGCAGGGGACTCCACCCCCGACCTTATTTGTAAAGAACATCACGAAGCCGCAGTGGGATGGAACCTCGCTGTAGACTCGGGAGGACCACTGCATTCTTGTCCACCATCTTCCCCGTGGAGCGTAAGAAGCAGAGAGAATTCCACTGCACAGACTGGGATAAGTTCAGAAAGTTGAGGACGGAAGGGAACAAGACGACCACAGACCAAGCTTAGAGCAGTGGGTCAAGCAGATTAAAGAGGACATCCAATCTGTCTCCTCGACCATTATCACGGATCTTCAGGTGAGAGAATGAATAGCCGTCTCGCTCATCTTCTTGAGGCAAAGCAAGCGCTGTTGAACCGATGGAGGGTCAGCGACTGAACCGAAGGTTGAGGAAGAAGATTGCTGAGGTAAACAGATCAGTAGAGGAAATTGTCGCACACTAtctaagcagcaatgggacgaaaTCTGTAAACCCAGTTGACGGTCAAGATGCGCAACGGCAAGAGATGGAATATGTTAAAACCCCTCCTCAACGAAAACAACACAAAAAACGAATCAAAGGCATGTCATCGCTAGAATCTGGCATGAAGAGATAGGGGCCTCTACGGAAAAGCAAGTCGTACAGCGGTTGGTGCATAAGTACCTCCCAACCAAAACAGGATTGGCACCACCAAGCGGAGAGTACCAGGGTAAGCCCCAATCCAGGTCTGGAAGGCGACTTTAACGTCGAGGAGATACGAAGAGCCTTGCATGATCTTAACGGTAGATCCGCCCCCGGTCCGGACGGTATATCAAACCAGGGCACTTCGTAACCTCGATGACGATTCAATTGAGGCCCTAAAGAATATGGTCAATGAAGCATGGAGAAACGGCAAGGtgccggagcagtgggaggctatccAACACGGTTCTTATTCCAAGCCAGGGAAGCCCCCCTAGCTTAGACAACCTGAGGCCAATATCATGACATCATGTAATCGGCAAGGTTGCGGAACATGCCCATACTGCACAGGCTAAACAAGTACTGGAGATATGACATCTATCCACACAATATGGTGGAGTCAGGGCAGGGCTATCCACACAAGACGCAATGAAGCTTGACAACACCAGATCATCGGACAACAAAACCAGAGACGTGAGGCCATTCTGGGCCTGGATCTAGAAGAGCGTCGATAAATCTACCACTCGTTCATAATCGAAGCGATTTCCAGACTCAGTTTTGGGAAGTCTTCCATGACTACGTGCGGTCCTTTTCTAACGATCGAAAAGCAGTGATGAAGGTTGCACAATATCGAGACCGCAGAAATTGAACCTAGGAGCAAGGGGGCAACGCCACAGGTGCAGTGATTTCCCCAATGCTGTTCACCTTGCCATGATTGAGCTGTCGAGAGATTATCGAGAATCGAGGGGTTGAAGCACATCATCTACGCGGATGATATCACCATCTGGTGCACAGGAGAAGCGAGGGGCAGATTGACGAGCGCCATGCAAGAGGCAATTGACATCACAGAGAGATACCTTCGTCCTCCGGGCTTCAGGTGCTCCCACGAGCAAGTCAGGAACTACTCTGTATCGGACTACACGTCGAGGCCCAAATCCCGTGGATGGAAACCATTGAACGAGATAGACATCCACCTACGTAACAGTAACGGGGATGCCATCCCGAGGGTCGATGCCATCAAAGTCCTAGCATGACGATCGAGTCTAACGATGCTAAACAGAAAGACTATTGCCAAGCTAACCTGGAAAACCGACAGCGCGGTGCGCCTTATACGCAGAGTGGCCAACAAAAGACATGGGCTCATGGAAGACAACCTCATCAGGTTGATGCATGCGTTCGTCCTTAGTCACTTAGTCACAACGTCCTTAGTCACAACGAGCTCACTAAGCATTTTATCTATCCCGGAGGATTTTCCCTCTACCTCACAAAAATCTCACTAGGCCCCAAGCACTTACATTAAGGCTATTGCAAACTAAGGACGTACCCCACCTTGAAAATGTTTAAACATTATTTACCCTGAACTATACCCAAGTAATCTCTGCCCatattgtggggaaatagctaccctagaccacatgctctggcagtgtaccaaattcgctcatttacctaacatcacctctgccagatgggaggcggcaatccgcagcccgtccttggcataacaactctgggctgtccaccaagcccgcgaggcggctgaggggctcggcctctcggtccccacgtgggagcggcccgcgacacattgatgtgtgttttggaggaccaaataaaagtttatccaatccaatccaatccaatccaatccacatATCTGGACGCTAGGAACACCACGTACGCTAGGTTAATCATCATTCTTCAACAAACATGGGAACATTGCTTGCCAATATTGCTCACAATATTGCTCAAAGTTGCCGCAGGCCTTATTTTAGTACAGATAAATCGGGAATTGTGATATCCAATGAAAATCCGGCTATTTACTGTGGTATCTATCAACAGCAAGACGTACCAATACTCAGGCAGTTTACGTACCCGAGTGTACAAAATAAAAGCAGATAAAGAGACCTACTCAAACGTCCACCAAGGTAATCTGAGGATGAAGTGGGAGCAAAGTGCAACAATAATGTAACGTGAGCAGTACGGCTAGAAGAAACTCCGGGCTCGCGCGAGGCACTCAGCACAGTGACAGCGTGAGCTGGAGGAGCAGCAGCCTTTTACCTGGTGTTCAGCACCACATCACAATGGGACGCACATAGAAGAAAGTGGAAGGATgttttataccggtgtcacagaaTCACTTTAGATCTCGATCGGGCTCGATCCGGATCGAAtatcttgatcatgattggcgcATTTACAGAAAAGTGCAGAGGGCGGCTTATCACTATTGAAAAATTTGATCTCAATCTGCCTTAATCTGGATAATGGCTTAACCGTATGACACCGGTATTAGATATATTTGAACAATAAGTATCACCGTAAGCTGCAATAACGCCGATAAGGAAACATTAGGGCGCCACATAATTAGGTTGTTTCTATACATGTTTGCGCAGACTTGCACGCGATCACGTTAATGGCCTAAAGGTAATACAATGACACAAATCAGAACCGCACACATGGCCTTGTGGGCCATACGGAAACAATAATTTGGAGTGATCGCTGCGCGACTTGCGTAGAGTTCACGCGTCGCTGAGTCGATGAAGCCCTGAACATTCATAGAATCGAGCACGTGACACTGATATGTGATGAAAGTTGCATATATTATATAGTTTTTACATCAGAAAACGGCACCTGTTTGGGGGAGTTCGTAATGATGAATTTGTTTTGTGTGTTAcatactacactcttaatcaagtcccaCCTAAAGTACTAGATATAGCGAGGAAACAGGACATTTTTCGCCTGGTTtgctggatatagccagcatttaaccagatTAAGAGTGTACATTTCAAACCTGACGAGCAGAAATAATTAACATTCCATTAGACTTTgtttggacaaaaaaaaaagcgtaaccAGTTCATTGAAATCACAGTCGAGCAAGCGTCGTGCGATAGAAATTAATACTGTGTCACTCTTGTAATAACAACTCTATAAAGCAGCTTTTGTGTTCAAGCATGGACTAATTATCAGTGCTGTCTGGCGTTAAGATACCTTTAGCTCGTGATGAATAAAACTACCACGTGCACCCTGCGGATAGCAATGTTCCAGACTTATCTACAAAAACCGCAAGTGTTTACACGTAGGCAAAGAACCATCACCGCTGTCTCTTCGCTGATGTGGATGCACTTTTCCACTACGGCTGTCCGAGGTCAGCCTGGCGACGGAACAAAATCCGGTGTCACTTTTATCACCAACGAGTGCTTCGGACGGCGGACTTGTATCAACTAGGAGATTTCCTTTCCCAATTGCAGCAGAAATATTCTTCAAATTACCGGTCGTTTTCGTCACAAGTCCTAGCGTGACGTTAGAGGCTGACAGCGCGTTCTTAAGGAGACTCGTCGTGTTTAGGACAGAATCGATTTCACCGTAAATTGAAAGGTACAAATGACTGTAGTTGTTCCTCGTAGCCCACGCCACAGCGCGACGAGAGAAAGCGGCGGCTTCTGCTTTGCGAGCTAGTAGATCccatgatgatatgtggtgtttattggcgcaagggccaagagatggccaaagagcgccagttcatgggacaaaggatgagaacaatggttgcgctaagtagctgtataagggctttaaaattcctcgcgctaaaggcgggtaaaacatatatatatatacattaaaatcatgagagtgacgtgaaatatgtgtagtggaatgaatgacaagtggtcgcaagaataaaactgaagatatgacatcagcacgaatgcctcgtcaatgcccttgagcccaagggccgcgaggcaagtgctatctttaatgtattccccgcagcagcgacctccgcttagaggccgtgctacggttcaccttgatatatgacatgaaaactctgtacatcgtttaaaaaagcagacagtgactgatatgtaaaaagcgggtccctaccgatgaacattgaaggatgaagtggaaattgctgtcggtagggtaatgaaaagtgtttttttcttatagcatcgagttccttgcactggatgaggacgtgaaggacagtgagtggctgcccacatctatcacacaaaggtggttcgccaccggacagaaggtgtgtgtgtgtactgtatgtgtgaccgatcctaagtctgcagagtgtaacttctgtgtggcgtgattttgatattggcggccaattacctagatgcggtttgacaacgtgtagcttatttcgtgtatgcatatcccatgtggtctgccaaaaggctctgagctttcttttcaggaagtgttttaagtctagtgggggaatacctaaggatctattgtgactgttttcgtgggcggatgctgctagctggtccgccaacacgttgccttgaatctcgcggtgccctggcacccagcacactacgacatgttgttcgagtgcgtagatcgtgcttaagcgagaatacagcgagacaaagacggggtttttgtgtcttttcagagtttttaaagcttttaccacgcttagagaatctgtgtaaatcactgccttttgtagttttaattgttgaatgtgtttaacggccgcaagtatcgcgtaagcttctgccgtgaagatacttgattcagggtgtagaataccggaatccgtaaaggatggcccaacggctgcgtaagacacagaagtattggactttgaggcgtctgtaaagaattctgcacaagtgtatttgtgttgtagttcaaaaaagtatgtacggatatgtgcaataggcgcgtgtttcgttacttccatgaaagaaagatcgcagtcgataagctgccaccgccacggcggtagttgtgcagcgggagccaatagacagtgttcggaaagtggcacacccgtttcctcagctaagcccctcacacgaagtgagtagggctgtcgcaccgaaggacggtggtcgaaaagggcagaactagatatatcattaattgtggggtgtgaggggtgttcgttgtctgcgttcactttgagatagtatagaaacgacatgtaagatcgctgcaggtggagcgcccactcgttcgattcgacgtagaggctttccacggggctggtgcgaaagcacccgtagaaatacgaatgcccgagtggtggacagggtcaagcatcttcaacgcgcttggtgtcgcagactgataaattatcgccccataatctagacgcgtgcgtatgaggcttttatagagattcaacaggcacttcttgtcactaccccacgtagtgcgtgacaatacctttagaatgttcatggtttttatgcacttgttctttatatactttatgtgtgatatgaaggtaagtttcgcgtctagaattacgccgaggaatttatactccgttttcacaggtagccgctgaccatgcagatcaatgtctggatcgggatgtaggcctctctttcttgagaataatacgcaagtacttttttgcgggttaaggctgaacccgttctcgtctgcccatttggttaccttgtttaaaccaagttgcacctgccgctcgcacattgaaaggttgcaagatttataaccgatctgcacgtcgtcgacatatgtgcaataaaacatattccgtggaatacacagacgtagggaattcatttttataataaaaagtgtgcaactcaggacaccaccttgcggcactccagtttcctggacaaatgttcgggacaagacattacccactcgaacacggaacgtgcgattggacaaatagctttcgattatggtcagcatctttcctcggacacctaagtgggataggtctcttaatattccaaatcgccatgtggtgtcgtaggccttttccatatcgaggaacaccgaaaggaagaattgcttgtgaacaaaagcgtcgcgaatttgtgcctcgatacggataaggtggtcagaggtagatctaccctctcgaaaaccgcactggtatgggtcaagtgatttgctggcttcgaggaaatgtaggagccgccgatttatcattttttcaaaaaccttgcacagacaacttgttagggctattggcctgtaactggaaactagggatgggtccttaccctgcttcagaatcggaattatgatggcttctttccaggccgaggggatctcgccggaaaaccaaacagcattgtacagggaaaggagggttttttgggtttcagaaggcaggtgtttcaacatttcatatacaacacggtcggaacctggggcggatttattgcatgagttcagcgatgcctgtagctcagctaagccgaaaggttcattgtatgcttcctcgtgttttgtggatttgcgctctagtttctgttgttcgatttttgctttgtgtcgttggaaagcttccgtgtagtgtgacgagctcgatacctgttcgaagtgtgcacctaggaagttcgcctggtcttccaagctgtcacctt
Proteins encoded:
- the LOC125758736 gene encoding uncharacterized protein LOC125758736; this encodes MKIKQKLQYNKQQDCFVGHADVSLEQQGGDLTLANSLLCFVITGLSTTYRIPVAYYFTKGLTGPQLHKLLIFVLEKVEACGFRVIRLVSDNHKVNVNAMKLLGDGLLTYRVEHPCDCDRLLFLSFDPCHVLKNVRSQFLAHDFGPKGEVSSCYIKKLYELQKDLIVKPVRYLSRKHVYPNNIEKMNVARAIQVMSPDVTATLEHLRDQAGHTSSASFAAAGQTIIFMQNMYRWFVLHDTSNTTQHIHKKWPDTRHFDDTEDARLEWLEVTLPMYLDELKNSCGNRKEFLTKETYEALLLTTYSTVACIKYLLTEEKFLFVLTRKFNSDPIESLFGTLRMSSGCNDMLDVRSVLSGLEKVLKLELQQPV